The sequence ACGTGCCTGGTGGAGCAGGACATGTGCACAGAATTGCAAAGGATGAAGCCATAAAACAAATTCTACAATTAGCATACCAAAGGATGAAAGGATGTGAATGTGGAGGGGAAGAAGCACATACCAGTTGCTATGGTTGCTTGAGGAATTATCGAAATCAATTCTGTCATGACAAAC comes from Actinomycetota bacterium and encodes:
- a CDS encoding DUF1998 domain-containing protein, whose product is VPGGAGHVHRIAKDEAIKQILQLAYQRMKGCECGGEEAHTSCYGCLRNYRNQFCHDKLDRGKVISFLEEYFK